The Indicator indicator isolate 239-I01 chromosome 21, UM_Iind_1.1, whole genome shotgun sequence region AAACTCATGAGACCAAACTGCACTAAGGGATGCAGTATCAGTGACAGAATGTATTCGAACAGATGCAAGTGTTTTATCAGCTAAAAGGGGGATTTCTTATTAGCCTAGAGCAATTGACATTGTAATTAATTGCTTCCCACACTTCTTTGCTAAGTGAAGGCTGCTGTAATAACAAGTGCTGccatcattttaattttttagctGAACATAGGGAACAGACAAAAGAGAATctgtatttgctttgtttttctttctgtgcaaaTGTCACAATGCTTTCATGTTGGCAATGACTGCAGAAGTGCTGATTCAATCACTTATTTACATAATCCccttcagatttttcttttatatcatTGTTTATAATGAAAAGATTTTCTCAgctgagaaaaggaagggaagcaggCAAATTCTAAATCTGAATAGGCTGAACTGCCATAAAAAGATGGTAATTTACATTAGTAAGAAACAATTATAATGCAGATGATTAAAATTATGGTAAATACTGTCTACCCTACCTGCCCTGAGGAACATCCACTCTGTGACAGTGAACACCCATTCAGCTGCAGAGTGCATAGCAACAAATTGTTTGACACAGCATGGCAGGGTCCAATATTAATATCACTTACTGCACAAAGTTATTTTGCAGGGGAAAGGTTTTGAAATACTCTATTTTGCATGCGAGTCAGTGCAGCACAGTAAGGAGGAGACACAGCTTAGTGCACTGctggctacaaagatgatgtgACTTTGTGAAGGCTTCtgcaacaggaaaggaaaagcagaagcctgctctgcacacacagcacttggcaaGATAAAGCTCTTTATAAGCTATTTTTATAAGATGACTTAGCAGAAAAGATAcacccctgcagcagcttcccccAACACCTAGAGATGAACTGGAACagtcatctaaaaaaaaaatgtgcatttatTACCTATGTATTAGAACTCTTTGAGTGTCATAGAAAATTAGTCTGTCATAAATATTTTCCTACACTGAACTCTTCCAGATGCAGTGATGCCTCTGAAACCACACATCATTTACTTCAGCTCAAAACTTGATCCATGTTTTTCTAAAGATTCAGCATGTTTTTCAGCTCAGCAGTTGATTTGCCCATCCTAGACTATGAGTGTGGGTGGTGAGGAAGCCACAGAGTCACCTTCAGGATTCAAAGCACTCTCATTGCAGATACAATGATTAAACAAATTGTTTGGCTAAGGCTGAAACCTGATGTACACTCATTATACTCTAATGGCAATTTCCCCTGAATTTTAAATAAAGGGAGTTTGTGTTTCCATAGCAACTCAAGCTCCTTTACTGAGATGCCTGATGAACTGTTAGCATTACACAAGACACTATGCTAAACCGAGGTGTGACAGCACAATTCCAAAGTATATATACCGTATCTAAggaattattttgtttcctaTGAAATTACAGCCACTAACtgggggctggagaaggaaagagctTTTCATGAGAGACAGTGTTGCTACTCAGTAGTTAAAGGACAGAAAATGGATGTAAGAAGGACACGAGGTATAGAAAAGAGGAGAGGCAATAAATGGCCTCAGTCACAGAAGCTGCTGTATCTCTGTGAAGCGTGTCACAGAAGCTGAAGCTGAAATGAGTCTGAGTGGTTTTCCCAGCTGGGCTCCGGCACTTGTTGTGCAGCGTCTGCTGTGCCCCAGACAAGGTGgatccagccctggcagcaaaACTTGGAAGCCACTTGATCTTCCAGTTTTAAGGGATCACAgctggaaatgctgcttctcaCCAACATTAATTGTCCTCTGAAAGAAGGTGAACAATGCTTTTGGGTGGAAATCATCAACGACCACACCGTAAGTGTGGAATTTAGTGACATCTTCTCAGATGTCTATGAAATGGATGACGGTTATTATAAATGACGCTTGTATGTTAAGGAAAATTTGGCTTATCTGCACCTTGAATGCCTTATTTAGAACACTGTTTATGACAATTTTTTAATCCATTTCAAcactttcctgtttttcttccaaaacCCCAGCCCGCAGGGAGCGAGCGCTACGGAAAGCATTTACTGGCCTAAGCAGAGCGGCTCCTTCCCGTACTCCCGAATGCTCCCGCTGTGCCACTTCTTGGGGATAACCAGGCCGGGGCTCGGGATGCCGCCACGATGCCAGCACCTGCGAGCAGGGGCTGTTCCAACTGCAGGGACCGGCGGGTAATAGCTAGCCCAGGCCCGTTGCCCGGGCCGATCGCACCGCTCCGGGCACAACGGAGGTTTGGCGAAAACCTCGATTCGGCGGCAGAGTAAGCCTGCCAGGTTTGCCCCTGCCGGCTGTGCCCGCCGCGTCTCCCGGGGAAGCACATCCCGCGGAACGCGCGGGGACGGCATCACCCCGGAACCACGCGGCGGCACCGCGGTTCTCACAGGGACACCACCGCAGCGGGACAGCGCCTCACGTGAGGCCGGCGGAAGGCGGAAGTGATGGCGGCGGGCGCTGGGGGGCCGGAGGCGGTGGTGCGGCGGCGTTAAGCGGTTGGGGCCCGACATGGCGGCCGGCTGCGGAAGCTGGGCGCGGCTTTGGTCGCTGTTGGCGCTGGCCGCTCTGGTAGGGCTGGGCGCCGAGGCCAAGGTGAGCTAATCACGGTGATACTCCCACTTCCCGCTACCGGGGCCCTCCCTTCCTCCGCCCCGCCGGTCGCTCGGCGCCCCTCCGCTGCCTCGGCCTGCTTTAGGTAGGCGGCTGAGACCAGTGTTCGCGACCGGGTGCTGCCCTGCATCGCTGCCGCCTCGCTTACTCTAAGAGCAGCGCCGAGTAAGAGCGCTTACTCGGCGGCGCCGAGTTCGCGGGGTCCTGAGAGCCCTCCTGAGAGGCCTGGCTGCGGGCGGCGCCGGTGCCTGCGCCAGCCGTAGGTTTGTAGCAGTGTATAGAATTCCGACGTGGTGTCCGGGAACGCTGTCACGCGAAAATACGACTGACAGTCACACTTGTGCTGGGTAGGCCTTGTTGGAGAGGAAGGTGCTGTTCTTGTGGCTGTTTGGGCTGGGGTTGGGGACTGTCCGCCTTTTGCCTTCTCTGCAGCGCCGTGCTCAACTTTCCGAGCGGGTCCTTCGGTGGCTCTGCCGGCTCCTGCTGCCTCACCTAGGTTGAGTGATTGCAGACATACAGCTGTTGCTCCTTCTCGGTCAATACGTGCAACTGACAGAGAACATCGTATCTCTTCATAGTAAAGTCTTTCCCAGTGCCGAAGTACCCATATGTCTGAGTTTTGTCCTTCTGAATGATTTTCAGCTATTTGACTTTTCTGTGGTGAGACCAGAGGTGACTTGATATCACAGTGAAGATTTTTCAACTGACCTAAACCTACTTAATGTTACTTTGATCTGATTGTTTGACGTAGAAGTTTATTGCCAATGCTTCTTAAGACAGTTCTTCTGTAATGCTGTTAGGAATTGCCTTGAACTTTAGGTAAGCCATGGTTATCCGCTGTCTCTTACCATTTGCTCAAATAAATGGGTTTGAATTGGAGAATGCTTTCATCTATAACCCCGTGCTAGCCATCTGTGTTCTCTCTATAGGGTTTTCAGTTCTTGTGTAgtttgggaaaggaaggaattagCCTATTTTAAAATTCTACACCAAGTGATTTTTctctaaaattaattttttcctgGGAGTGATCTAAATGTTAATTTTGGGTGCTACTTCTTTCTCAGTGTCCATAACAGTTCATTTTCCTCACTTTCTGCAGTGCCTCTTGTTACTTATGCAAATTTTAACTTGTTTTTCTAAACTTACTTTTACGAATTTCCATCACATTTCACATTTACCTTGCTTTAATTtggaattcctttttttttgtctttttccccaCTATTTTTCTCTACCTCATAATACTCTGTTGCTGTTTAAGGGAAGACTGTAGGTTGTAACAGTCCCTGTAACAGTTTTCCTTACAGATGTTTCTCTGAAGTCAGGAAGGACAGAATTACCCACAAAGATTTCTTTGGGCAACTTCCATTTGGAGTAAATATTCTTTCATTCATTGTGAGCCTATCACTGTctgttgtggagtcttcttcaaATTGAATAGTTAGTACACTAACATTAGTGACTTCTgaatttgtgttattttttaaaaagaaaagtgactTTAAGCCTCAGGGTTTTCTTGAGAAGAATGCTTGCTGTTTTAAAATGttccttagaatcacagaatcagtcagggttggaagggaccacaaagatcatctagttccaacccccctaccatgggcagggacacctcacactagatcagactggccagagccttgATGAGGTGCTCTGCTTGCTTATTGAttttgaaaagtttttttcaAACTTGGAGGAAATCCTGAGTACTTGGGAGTAGTCtatattaaatatttcatgTATTACATGAAGAAAACTCTATCTGGCTGTGGTTACTGATGAGAATTTGTTCTAAGCTTGCTGTTTACTTTCCAGAACTCTGAAGATGTCCGATGTAAGTGCATCTGCCCTCCTTACAAAGACCATTCAGGCAATATTTACAACAAAAATGTTTCACAGAAAGACTGGTGAGTGTGTGTGGCATAAAGAATTATATCCAGTCTTACTGGTTAAAGACTTGTTCTGTAGTTACTGTAAATGAGTCTCCTATGGTGGTCTCCTATGGCCAGGAGAAGTTATATATCTTGCATTTTTAGAAGTACTCCAAAGTTCATCTCTAGAAAGGGACAATACTTGCAATTCATGGGTTTTACcttgtcttttgttttggtcTGCTTGTTTGCCtgtttagttatttatttagaCTTAGAAGTAATAGAAGAGAAGTTTAAATTCAGTTATGTGAATTAGTGTAAAGGCAAGGGAGCACGGCCATGGAACCAGGAGTTGGCGGTCCCCTCTTTCTCCACTTTTTGAAACTCATTTTATCTTTTAGAGGCTGTTGCAGCCAGAGTGCAGTTATATGAGGTAGCCTGAACTGTCCTTGGCATGGCCAAGGAAGAATGGGAGATGACAGTGATCTGTTACGTTAGCATAGCTCCCTTGTTTTTTGACCTCAAATATTATTGTCTATGTGAATCATACAACTACAACACCATGGTTTTTGCATCAGTGCAAGTGGCTTATCATTGAATAAATCTGGATGATGTACACCATTCTTTAGCTAGATCCATTTTTAATGTCATTATGAATTATGTGCTGTATAATGACTATTTACTGCTGGCTTGTCCAGACATgaaatgaaaatttaatttttaaagctaACCTGTAATATGCGTCATGATATTCTTTCATTTGGAGCGTTCTGGTCTTTAGTTTCAGACTGGCAAACAGCACGTTATGCTAACATCAGTGTGGGATGAGGTGCTTTCATACCAGTAAAAGCATTTACCCTTCTGGTCTCAGGTTTGGAACTAATGTAGCAATCCCATCTTGATGCACAGCAATGCCTAAGTACTTACAGGATTAAACAACCCACTGGGAAGGTGTTGGTATTTTATACTTTGATAGTACTGATGTGTAGCAGCTGACCACAGTGGTAGCCATGGAGGAGAGCACCTTGTCTGCAAGCTGAGTGAACTGGAAGTCTGTGCAGAAGCTGCCCTTCTGACTAGCCTGGCTTGTCTTGGAAGAACTTGGGGGTGTTACTCTGGGCACAGGGAGAAGGTGGTTCTGTAGAGGCAGTTCAAGTGGGAGAACTGTTTATAAAAGGATCATCTCTCTGTATGTTTTCCTCTAAAATTGCCATGGAATTGCAGTCCAAGGAAACTCATCAAAATTCTAAGCTTCTGATAGATTTTACATTTCCTAGCAACTTGAAACACTGGAGAAAGTAAATGCTAATGTTAGTATTTGATATATTCACAGTAACAGACTTACCACTGTGAGTATTAGACTTAGGTTACATGcaagctttctgctgtgctcctgcagcatACTGATACAAGCCTTCAATCATATCAACAGAGATTGCATAATTGTAACTGCcatgcattttttattttgtagctTGAGTGCTGCACTCCTCCACAGAGGAGAATGTAATTCTTCTTTCAAATAAGTGAGAGTAATAAGCCTTCTGCTCCCCTCCAGAGGATGTGACATGCCACTCAATAGTTTTAGTTGTGAGGAAGAAATACAAGAAATGTGTTAGTGCCAGGGCATGTGTTTGCAACATTGTGATGTAGCCCAGCAGAGCGTTGGCTCCTAGGCTGCTGCTCTTACTTCAGGCATTTTGTTTCATTACCTGCTTCTGACTGTGCTAACATTGAGTTAATAAGGGTGAAACATGAGTTTTATTCTCTCAGTGCTCTGCAGGGGCCCAGGTGTTCTAAGTGTGAACAACCAGACTGAGTCAGCAAAAAGATCTAAATTAGCAAAGTTATTGGTGGAAGCAGTTGTCTTGTGGCAGCTGGATTTTAGTGCTGTGGTACAGAGTGCCCACAAGATTGTCAGCCACGCTTTTTGCCATGCACTGACTTACATTTTGTagtcttttaaataaaattattttgattgaaaaaaaaaattgtatccTGGCCAGGTTTTGGAAACTGAATGCTCTTTATTCACTCTCTGGTTGCTTAGAGAAACAACCcatctgacttcttttttttcatgtctgtaGCTTGTAatggaaagaacaaaagaacatCTGTTCATGAACACCAAAGAGAGGTTAATCTCCCTTAGTAGTAGGATAGAATAAGACTTTTTGAGTATGTTGAAGAAAAGCTGGAATTTACTTTCATCCGTGATGTCAGTGTCAAATGATGCATTCATGCAGGGAATGAAAGTCCTTGAATTTGTTATGCTGCCATCTTTAATACTTTCACTGAAAACCAAGAACATTTTATTGAGTTAGAAAGGTCTTAAAACTTGCTGCTGTCAGTAGCAGCATTTCTTGTTTAAGTAAAATAATGGTGGAGTAGTGATTTAGTTTTTTAAAATCTTGGATATCTACAGTTTAGATCAGCTGAAGTTAAGCAGAGGTGGCTTCTTCACTCATGCAGTTGGGTCTGCATGAATAGTGGAACAGGTAAACTAGAAACTGCTCAGTCAGTTTTGAGctggttttctctttcttcagtgATTGTCTTCATGTGGTTGAGCCTATGCCTGTCCCTGGACCTGATGTAGAAGCCTACTGCTTACGTTGTGAATGCAAATATGAAGAGAGAAGCTCTGTCACAATTAAGGTAAACAATGTAGTTCTGTTGGCATATGTTAAGTACTTTAACTGGTTAGTAAATATATCTTCTTTTAGAGAAATATtctttataaaaagaaaacttttctaAATCAGCCCTAGGTTTAACTTTTTTTGATGGTAGTTACTCACAGTTTGAGTAGTAACAATAGCATGATGGTGTAGGTGGAGTGAGCTGGAGATCCTTTTTTTTTGAGATCTCCAATTTTGAGACTAAGTTTTACACCTTGCTGAAACTGAGTGTTCTAGGACATTTTGTCAAGCTTTGaactttgttttcattattgTTTTAGAGGGCCTCTTGTTATTCAGCTTGTTTGAATACATGAAGTTTTCTTTGTACTCTGGCAAGCTAAAAAGACTGAAATTGTCTCTTTGCTCTAACAGATGGTTTCTATATTCTTCACATTCTTATCCTATTGTATAGGATAAGAACTAAGTCCTAGGCTGGGGTGAATAGATCATGCAGCctatcttttcttctttcataacACAGACTCCTTTGTTGGTCTTTCAGAAGTTTGGGGGCTTTTTGCCTTCCCATTTCTCTTAGTGACTGTTTGAATGCATATCCATGCTAGAGAGTGGAGACCATGGAGGAACCCCCAAATTTGTCACCCCAATTTAATGGACAAACTGAACAGTTGTCTTGTTTGAGCTGAGATTCATAACACCAAGTTATGGCAGAGGGATAACATAAGATTTTTAGCAAGGCCTCACTAAGAGAAACTGTTCCAAGCTAACATCTGTCTACCCCAAACCCTGTTAATACCGGGTTGTAGTTAATGATTTTGAAGTCATTGGATGACACTACTAAAGATGGACAGGCTTTGCATGTACACCTCTTCTGGTCCTTGTTGCTTGCTGAGGGATTATGCCACAATTTTGGCATAAGATGTGCTTGCATTTGTAGGTTACAATCATCATATACCTGTCTATTTTGGGCTTACTTCTTCTGTACATGGTGTACCTTACACTGGTGGAACCTATACTGAAGAGACGTCTCTTTGGACATTCTCAGCTCATACAAAGTGATGAAGACATTGGGGTGAGTTTACCAGAGTGCTTGTGTATTTGGGTTAACATAAGGATTGGAATGGTTAGTTTTTCAGTAAATACTTGAGAtgagcagcttttttttccaggcagtgTAAGTGCTTTTGctgaaggcagagaaaaagaaagctgtCGGATGACTTCTGTGAAGCTACTCTTTCGATTTTCACTGGGCTAGAAGGGAGTAAGATGAGGCCTGCTTCAGTTATGCATCTTTAGACAGATTATTTTCTCAGAGAAGAAACAGATTAGGAATGCAAATAGGCATTACAACTAGAAATCAGAATGTGATGGTATATTCCAACAGAACAGTCTTTTTGGGGAGGCAAAAGGGACTAAACCATTGGTGACTTTGTTTCCCAGTCTCCAACCCAGTGaggttttttaaaatttttttggtaaaaatGGAATAAGCTTGCCTTCAGTACCATTACAAGAAGGGAATGTAAGACCTTATGAAACCTTGTTCATTATGTATTGTATAGATGATGCTTTCTAACATAGCTTTAGCAACATGACTTTTTCCAAAAGAGTTTGATAGCCAAACAAGAAGTTCACTTCCAACTCTCACAGTTTATAACTTGGTTATATTTGGTAGAAGAAAATAGAGCTTTGCAGGTACTGTTAGAAAACAGACAAACTAAATATTAAACAAGCACTGGGTTATTGTTGAGCTGTGTCACTTAAGCAGCTGTATTGACACTTTGCTTTTAGACAGCTCAGTACAATAGGCTTAGTTTGGTAAACATCAGAGTGTGTTGGTTTTATATAGAAACTGTGTGTGAATATCCTGAACTGCCTGATAATAAATGGCCAAGAGCTGGCAGAGAACTGACTCTTTAATTCAGGTTTAAAGTTAAATGCCTTCATGGCAATAACAGGAGGCTCCCAGTGCCTTGGTCTGTTCTAGGCTTCAGTCACACCCGCTGCTAACAGATGCCAGACTGTTCTGATCTTGCAGCTCACCATGATGTCTCTAGGCAGCAGTTTGACAGTACAATGGAGTTGGATCTCTTTGGGAAAATCgtggaggagtggctggaggaactgagattgtttagtcagtagaagaagagactgaggggagaccttactgctctcacAACTatctgaaaagaggttgtagccaggtgggggtcggcCTGCCAAGTgacaagtgataagacaagagaaAGTGGTCTCAAGTTactccaggagaggtttaggttgggtattgggagccatttctttactgaaagtggTCAGGCGCTGGAATGGGATGCctagggaggtagtggagtcactgtccctggaggtgctcaaaaactGTGGGCACAGTGGGCCGTGGTGGCATTGGGTTGGGTGCTTTTACTCAGCGGTatcaaaggtctttttcagctgaaatggTGCTATGATTCTCTAAGTTACTTTGAATGAGAGATTGAAGTGCAGTTGTAACTGCTCAAAAGCTTGCTTGTCATTATTACTGACCAGCTTGTTGGGACAGCTTGTTTAACTTTGCAAGAAGAAACGCAACAACCACCAGCCTCACCCTTTGGAAtgtaacaacaaaaaaccttGTGGAATTGCTCAGTGGAACTGCTGGGGTCTAACTCCTGATCTTTGGCATTGCAGGATCACCAGCCTTTTGCAAACGCACACGATGTGCTGGCTCGCTCTCGGAGCCGTGCCAATGTGCTGAACAAAGTGGAGTATGCCCAGCAGCGCTGGAAGCTCCAGGTCCAAGAGCAACGCAAATCTGTCTTTGACCGTCACGTCGTGCTGAGCTAATTGTGTTACAGTGAAAATGACTCCAGGGAAGCCAAGTGGACTGATGTCTTCCTGATCCTGCCAGTTCAGAAATGCTTTACTGAATGGTTTAttgttgatttaaaaaaaaaataaataaatgaagtaTTTGAACTTTGGAGGAATGTACTGGAGTGAAagcaatggagaaaaaaaataagttaacCAAAAGCCGAAATAGTTACGTTTTCAAATGGCTTTTGCtaatgaaactgaaaagaaaacaaacctttgGATTGCCACTGTGGTACCTTATTTACAGTTGTGACTTTATGGTGGTTTTTAACTATGTATTTCTCTTTACTCTTAATGTGGTTAAAAAGTACCTGGGAACACAATAATTACTTGCAACTCACTAATCACTTTATGTAAAGTCCTTTTGTAAATATACCTGGATTTTCTGCTGACTAGTGCTAGGGTACTGGAAATCTAAATCTTGCAGTGTAGTTTTCATATCAGAGAATGAAATCCCAATTGGCTGTATTCATCATTTGGTTTCTTGCATTCATACTTTCAAGAATCTTGTATTTCAAGTGATGTTTGCAGATTGAAGGCAGAACTTCAGTGGACACTGAGTCTTTGAGCTGCATACATTAAAGTACTGTGATGTAGATAAACTCAAATGCAGTGAGTATCAAGACAGTGTTGGCATTTTCATCAATTTTGTTTTAATAGCTTAATATATTGTATGTGTATGATAtctcttaaaatattttcccttttcatgaGTAAAGTCTCAGGAGTTAGTATATgatgaaatatttattataaaAATCTTCCTGCATTTGTCTGGATTGATGGTGTGAGGCACATGCTTTCTCTAGCACCTGTCATCTTGGGAGTTAGGTGTATTTTTttatctgtgattctgtactcGTCTCTCTTCAGAGGTGTGAAGAGACTATGCTAGATGACTAACTTTCATATATCCCCTTTGGAATGTAACAATCAAAGATAAAACTGATTTTTGAAAAATGGATGCGTGTTACCTGTATCTCATTTGTCTCCCTTGCTACCCTGCATGTAAATGCCATCTGCAAAAGCACTTCTCTGAAAATGCTTCACAGTAGAAATAGGCTCTTGTTTGGTGCTCAGATAAAGAAAAGAGAGGCTCACCCAATTGCTAACTGAAAGAAAGTTCTTAATCCCTGACTCAAATTTAGCTGTTCTTATGTTGTTACATTACTGTCTTTGTTTTCAGGTGCACTGTGGAAGAGAATAGTACATGGAGCAGTACTCTGTGTTGCTGGGTGCAGTTTTGGCTTGCTTATCCCACAGCATGGATAATAAACTGTACCTGTTCACATAGCTCTGCCAGGTCATGAGTGGAAACATAGGTACTGCATAACAACATGTGCACtgactgcagctcctttgcagaTACAGAGCCTCATTCTCTTCTCAGTACTGTAGCCTTCCAAAAATGGAATTACAATGAGTAGCTAATTGGTGGAGGTGGAGGATTcgttctgaaaacaaaataattaaataaaggCACAAGATGGActaacaagacaaaaaaaaaaaattccatactTGGGTTCAGTTCCTTTGTTCAATATCACACCCTGATAAGTCATCACTGTCAATGGTTATGACAGTGATATACCTAGGGTCACCTAAAGAAATCTAATGTAATTAATTTGTTGAATACATGCCTGTCTACCTGTTCTAATACATGTTCTACCTCTTGGCTGCCTTTCTGATGAGGCATGGCATGGGAAGGAGAATGCAGAGCACAATGTTGTGGCACCAAgggcagcaggaaagcagcctGATGGAAGAGGATCtgagggtgctgatggatggccagctgaacatgagccagcagtgtgcccagctggccaaggctGATGGCATCCTGACTTGTACCAAaaccagtgtgtccagcaggagtgaTTGTGCCCTTGTACCTGGCCCTGGGTTTATCTCCTTTGAACCACTTTAAAGCTCTAGCAATGAGCCTCTCTATGTAGCTCTCTTGGTAGTAGATCCAAGTATTTCTAATTTTATACTGCATTATGAAAGCTTTAAATAgaactgtttttgttttggattatttttgtgtgtggttttacTTTGATTAGTAGAAGGACCTAATAATGAGACAGCCTAAGGTGTCAAGGTAATCCTGTAAAATGTAGGAGTCTTGAAGCTGTATCCTGTTTCATTGTACCTGGACAGCTGACCTATGTATCATCTATGTAGCTCTGGCTTTGATTATACAGAGTGATTGCTCCCTACTACGCTTCTGAGGTTAAGCAaaactttaaaatgtttgtctTGCTACTGATTGCTCACTGCAAATTTTGTCTTACTTCCATAAGTGCATTAGCAGAGACCTTTTATATAGTATTATATTTCTTAACACTAAAGGAATTTCCCAAAATCATGTCTAATGAAGGTTATATTTGAGCATGTTAATCTGTGTGCCCTACCTGTAATCTGGAGACAAACCCATCACAAATTTCTTCTAAATAAATTCAGAATGAGGCTATGAAAATTACTTTGCTTATGCCTTGATGGTGAATGTTTAACTACAATTTAGCTGATTTTTGTATTTGGACATTAAAGTACAAGATGccaataaaagaaaatagtaCTTTAGTAAAGTGTAACAGAATACGTGCAGGAAGTAAACAAAGTACATTCCTGATCAgttttttttcaggtaattGGTTGTGTTCAATCCAGTTTTTAAATTTCTAGCCCTTAATGCCAAGTTTTGTTGCCATCATAGCTGTGGTGTGGGTGGAAAAGCCAAA contains the following coding sequences:
- the TMEM9B gene encoding transmembrane protein 9B, producing MAAGCGSWARLWSLLALAALVGLGAEAKNSEDVRCKCICPPYKDHSGNIYNKNVSQKDCDCLHVVEPMPVPGPDVEAYCLRCECKYEERSSVTIKVTIIIYLSILGLLLLYMVYLTLVEPILKRRLFGHSQLIQSDEDIGDHQPFANAHDVLARSRSRANVLNKVEYAQQRWKLQVQEQRKSVFDRHVVLS